The sequence CAGGCCCGCGTCGACCGCTGGATCGAGCGACTGAAGGCCGAGCGGCCGCTGACCCGGGCCAGTTTCGAGCGCTTCAGCGTGCTGATGAGCCGCGTGACCGGCCTGCAGATGAACATGATCCTCGACCCGCCGACCACCACCGATGGCGGAGCCGTGCTGGAGATGGTCGGCCAGCGCAAGCGCGTTGAGACCAGCGCCGACTTCGATAACCGCCACGGCAAGCAGCGCGGTGTGTTCTCCGCCAGCCTGATGTCCATGCTCGGCCTGGGCGAACGCCTGCAGTTCAGCTATCTGTACCCGCCGGGCGACGACAAGGAGTACTACCGCGCCTGGAACTACAGCCAGTTGCTCGGCGACGACGGCCTGCAACTGCTCGCCGGCTACAGCCACTACGACTCGCAGCCGGAAGACCGCGTGGTGGTCGGCCCCTTGCAATACGCGCGACATCGCGAGAACGAGCGGATCAACGCCGGGCTCGGCATCCCCGTACTGCTGCGCCGCGACCTGACCTGGGACGTCAACCTGCGCGCCTACACGGTGGACGACACCAGCCGCTACGACCTGGTGGTGCCGGCCATTCCCTATCGCGTCGAGCTGCACAACAAGCTGCGCGTGGTCGGCGTCGACACCGTCGTGCAGCAGTTTGCCGACAAGCAGGTACGTGCTGGAAGCCTGGGTATCTACCAGGGCCTGAACGCCTTCGGCGCGCAGACTACCGACCCGGTGAAAGCGGCGTTCACCCGCGTGCTCGGCTTCGGCGCCCAGCAGAACCAGTTCGGCGAACACTGGCAGGGCGTGGCAAGCACGAGCTTCCAGTGGAGCCACGACATTCTTCCGGACTCCGAGCAGGTCACCTACGGCGGTTCCAACTTCGGCCGCGGCTACCCCGACGACCAGGCCACCGGCGACAAAGG is a genomic window of Pseudomonas knackmussii B13 containing:
- a CDS encoding ShlB/FhaC/HecB family hemolysin secretion/activation protein — protein: MRKLAVVTLLLACPFAWAEKPIQLPGSDIEQSLPKPNLPGGDIRPQAPKVVTPDASSRQPQQLLQQNIRLRRIEVVGGGHYPLATWKPLLEPLTRREIRVGDLVAAAKAMTRRYQDDGFVISFAYVPNQDFSQGVGRIMLIEGHLSEVRSAGDFGVHQARVDRWIERLKAERPLTRASFERFSVLMSRVTGLQMNMILDPPTTTDGGAVLEMVGQRKRVETSADFDNRHGKQRGVFSASLMSMLGLGERLQFSYLYPPGDDKEYYRAWNYSQLLGDDGLQLLAGYSHYDSQPEDRVVVGPLQYARHRENERINAGLGIPVLLRRDLTWDVNLRAYTVDDTSRYDLVVPAIPYRVELHNKLRVVGVDTVVQQFADKQVRAGSLGIYQGLNAFGAQTTDPVKAAFTRVLGFGAQQNQFGEHWQGVASTSFQWSHDILPDSEQVTYGGSNFGRGYPDDQATGDKGWGASYEANYSFLLQNHVLNQLQPYAVIDGARTWYNSDGLQGSKLGSGALGVRLSDRKHYVVGVEVAKPFGDRAIDNDERSPRLNITFSYQFP